The following proteins are encoded in a genomic region of Candidatus Eisenbacteria bacterium:
- a CDS encoding FAD-binding oxidoreductase: MNPQTAAGQAADVSPEQFDKLKAQLRGPLLKAGDPGFEDSRTVWNAMIQRRPAMVARCLGVSDVVTGVRFARENGLTLCVKGGGHNIAGLAVYDGGLMLDLGLMRGVWVDPRERMARAQAGCLLGDVDRETQLHGLAAALGFVSNTGIAGLTVGGGMGYLSRRAGWTSDTVTEMEVVTAEGKIVRASERENPDLFWGLRGGGGNFGIVTRFDYRLEAFGPEIIAGAIAWRDEKAPEVLELQRQIMADAPPELTVVSGMRKAPPAPWLSKDVHGQGIVLIVVCHSGDVAEGERLIARLKALGGTVGDVLQRRTYVSQQSLLDATQPKGRRYYWKSEYLPSIGTELFEKSVRSARAIASPHSAILLFPIGGALNHLPVDHSAVGNRDAQWLINIAASWEKPEEDSTHIEWARSTWRDIRPFSTGGTYINFLTEEESDERIQAAYGPNLARLVEIKRRWDPENVFRTNKNIKP; this comes from the coding sequence ATGAATCCCCAGACCGCCGCCGGCCAGGCCGCCGACGTCTCACCCGAGCAGTTCGACAAGCTCAAGGCCCAGCTCCGCGGGCCGTTGCTCAAGGCCGGCGACCCCGGCTTCGAAGACTCGCGCACCGTATGGAACGCGATGATCCAGCGCCGCCCCGCGATGGTGGCGCGCTGCCTCGGGGTGTCGGACGTGGTGACCGGGGTCCGCTTCGCGCGCGAGAACGGCCTCACGCTGTGCGTGAAGGGCGGCGGGCACAACATCGCCGGTCTCGCGGTGTACGACGGCGGATTGATGCTCGACCTCGGGCTCATGCGCGGCGTGTGGGTGGATCCACGCGAGCGCATGGCGCGCGCACAAGCCGGCTGCCTGCTCGGCGACGTGGATCGCGAGACCCAGCTCCACGGCCTTGCGGCCGCGCTGGGCTTCGTCTCCAACACCGGGATCGCCGGCCTCACCGTGGGCGGCGGCATGGGCTACCTCAGCCGGCGCGCAGGCTGGACCTCGGACACCGTCACCGAGATGGAGGTCGTGACCGCGGAGGGCAAGATCGTGCGCGCCAGCGAGCGGGAGAATCCCGACCTCTTCTGGGGCCTGCGCGGGGGCGGCGGCAACTTCGGCATCGTGACTCGCTTCGATTACCGTCTCGAGGCTTTCGGCCCCGAGATCATCGCCGGCGCCATCGCCTGGCGCGACGAGAAGGCGCCCGAGGTGCTCGAGCTCCAGCGACAGATCATGGCCGATGCGCCGCCCGAGCTCACGGTGGTCTCCGGAATGCGCAAGGCGCCTCCCGCGCCGTGGCTGTCCAAGGACGTGCATGGGCAGGGAATCGTGCTGATCGTGGTTTGCCACAGCGGAGACGTGGCGGAAGGCGAGCGCCTGATCGCGCGGCTCAAAGCGCTCGGCGGGACGGTCGGCGACGTGCTCCAACGGCGGACCTACGTCTCCCAGCAATCGCTGCTCGACGCCACGCAGCCCAAGGGCCGACGTTACTACTGGAAGTCGGAGTACCTCCCATCGATCGGCACCGAGCTGTTCGAGAAGAGTGTTCGGAGCGCGCGAGCGATCGCCTCGCCGCACTCCGCGATCCTGCTCTTCCCGATCGGCGGGGCGCTCAACCACCTCCCGGTCGACCATTCGGCAGTCGGCAACCGCGACGCGCAGTGGCTGATCAACATCGCCGCCTCGTGGGAGAAGCCGGAGGAGGACTCCACGCACATCGAGTGGGCGCGGTCCACGTGGCGCGACATCCGCCCGTTCTCGACCGGCGGCACCTACATCAATTTCCTCACCGAGGAAGAGAGCGACGAGCGCATCCAGGCGGCTTATGGGCCGAATCTCGCCCGGCTGGTCGAGATCAAGCGACGCTGGGACCCCGAGAACGTGTTCCGGACGAACAAGAACATCAAGCCCTAG
- a CDS encoding VOC family protein, translating into MGQLDHLIVVAPSLESGMAELEQRLGSRPSPGGRHEGRGTQNALLSLGDGRYLELLAPDPEQAVPPERRFLGVGDQTALHLATWVAKASNLDEVSRQAREAGVELGEPKSGGRRTPDGSWLAWRTLGADASRLDGLIPFFIDWGDTPHPSMGAARGCMLQTLRAEHPDPLRVRSALAALDLDLEVGRGDAPRLMATMKCPRGVVELR; encoded by the coding sequence GTGGGCCAGCTCGACCATCTGATCGTCGTCGCTCCTTCACTGGAGTCGGGCATGGCCGAGCTCGAGCAGCGGCTCGGCTCGAGACCTTCGCCGGGGGGGCGTCACGAAGGGCGTGGAACGCAGAACGCGCTCCTGTCTCTCGGCGATGGCCGGTACCTGGAGCTGCTGGCGCCAGACCCCGAGCAGGCGGTGCCACCCGAACGGCGCTTCCTGGGTGTCGGCGACCAAACTGCGCTACATCTCGCCACTTGGGTGGCCAAGGCTTCGAATCTGGATGAAGTGAGCCGGCAAGCGCGGGAGGCGGGGGTCGAGCTCGGCGAACCGAAGAGTGGAGGGCGGCGCACCCCGGATGGGTCGTGGCTGGCCTGGCGTACTCTCGGCGCCGACGCATCGAGGCTCGATGGCTTGATTCCTTTCTTCATCGACTGGGGCGATACACCTCACCCTTCCATGGGTGCGGCGCGCGGCTGCATGCTGCAGACGCTGCGCGCCGAGCACCCCGATCCTTTGCGTGTGCGCTCCGCGCTGGCGGCGCTGGACCTCGACCTGGAAGTCGGGAGGGGCGATGCGCCACGCTTGATGGCCACCATGAAATGTCCACGCGGCGTTGTCGAGCTGCGTTAG
- the solA gene encoding N-methyl-L-tryptophan oxidase, giving the protein MTYAVAVVGLGAMGSAAARHFARRGVSVVGFDRFSPPHALGSSHGETRIIREAYFEDPRYVPLVQRAYSLWRELEVDCGGSLMRVTGGLMIGPEDGVLVRGARASAETHQLPFERLDAGQIRRRFPALLPRDDMVAIWEPRAGVLFPEACVQAHLAAAAKDGAELHVDEPVRSWRRDGEGFELITARALYRTERLVLATNAWLERLLPDVPLGLIVARQPLFWFEPRARAEMFEPDRLPIYLWEPEPDRFFYGFPAFHGLIKVATHGEGAAADPDTIDRDAGEAESEALRRRLETYMPDAAGRFARAVVCMYANTPDGHFVIDLHPEHERLLMISACSGHGFKFSSAIGEVAAELLLDGRSRLDLELFRLRRKERPWASSTI; this is encoded by the coding sequence GTGACCTACGCCGTCGCGGTCGTCGGGCTGGGAGCGATGGGCAGCGCGGCGGCGCGTCACTTCGCCCGTCGCGGCGTGAGCGTGGTCGGCTTCGATCGCTTCTCACCGCCTCACGCGCTCGGCTCGTCGCACGGGGAGACCCGCATCATCCGCGAGGCGTACTTCGAGGATCCGCGCTACGTCCCGCTGGTCCAGCGCGCCTATTCGTTGTGGCGCGAGCTCGAGGTGGATTGCGGCGGCTCGCTCATGCGGGTGACTGGCGGGCTGATGATCGGTCCCGAGGACGGCGTCCTCGTGCGTGGGGCGCGAGCCAGCGCCGAGACGCACCAGCTGCCGTTCGAGCGCCTGGACGCCGGCCAGATCCGCCGCCGATTCCCGGCGCTGCTGCCGCGGGACGACATGGTGGCGATCTGGGAGCCGCGCGCCGGCGTCCTGTTCCCGGAGGCCTGCGTGCAGGCGCATCTCGCCGCCGCGGCGAAGGACGGCGCCGAGCTGCACGTCGACGAGCCGGTCCGGTCGTGGCGCCGTGACGGCGAAGGATTCGAGCTGATCACGGCGCGCGCGCTGTATCGGACGGAGCGCCTGGTCCTGGCCACCAACGCCTGGCTCGAGCGCTTGTTGCCCGATGTGCCGCTGGGGCTCATCGTGGCGCGACAGCCGCTCTTCTGGTTCGAGCCGCGCGCGCGTGCCGAGATGTTCGAGCCCGACCGATTGCCGATCTACCTGTGGGAGCCCGAGCCGGACCGCTTCTTCTACGGATTCCCGGCGTTCCACGGACTGATCAAGGTGGCCACGCATGGGGAAGGAGCCGCCGCCGATCCGGACACCATCGACCGGGACGCGGGCGAAGCCGAGAGCGAGGCGTTGCGCCGCCGGCTCGAGACCTACATGCCCGATGCGGCCGGCCGGTTCGCGCGCGCGGTGGTGTGCATGTACGCCAACACGCCCGACGGGCACTTCGTCATCGACCTCCATCCCGAGCACGAGCGGCTGCTGATGATCTCGGCCTGCTCGGGTCATGGCTTCAAATTCTCGAGCGCGATCGGCGAAGTGGCCGCCGAGCTCTTGCTCGACGGCCGTTCGCGGCTCGACCTCGAGCTGTTTCGACTGCGGCGAAAGGAGAGGCCGTGGGCCAGCTCGACCATCTGA
- a CDS encoding ATP-binding cassette domain-containing protein: MGIRVQDVSKRFGAHRVLDRVSLEVAPGELFVLLGASGSGKSTLLRLIAGLTTPDEGCILLSGRDVTGVRPQRRGTGFVFQNYSVFRHMTVAQNIEFGLRVRGVPRAERQKRREALLDLVGLPGFGDREAIQLSGGQQQRVAIARALAYEPKVLLLDEPFGALDVKIRHQLRRSLRAIHDRLMITTVLVTHDQDEAFELADRVGLMDRGRLVEVGRAEDLYARPRTLFASTFLGSGTVLMGRMRGGHVHFEGLDIGVRPPAPFEEGSPAYLLLRPEDLTVSSAQPPEGQPTLGSGTVVEQRFAGALRRVRVQLARRAEVHPASSPAPRSEGVLVEALLPPQQELPEKDVWVTMQRWHFLDPPPASLLVADDGRGPAGRLEIARYLARALEARITLLGVAVDARHSERLGWSLHRRQRAAGLEEAELRVRYGNAGAQILHEQDELLSQMIVFPARPRPAWIDRFLGNGGKGMSRTMSTVLEGARVPVLIASGRSRPLRRAMLVKAPEQKTADAQRFLARLARPLAMQVSDLVADLDSTEPLDSSGTDLIVVPVVRRGPLGSIRIRPRIARLLASCDRPVLLVPTTEPETKVGRR, from the coding sequence GCGAGCTGTTCGTGCTGCTCGGCGCGAGCGGAAGCGGCAAGAGCACGCTGCTGCGCCTGATCGCCGGGCTCACGACTCCCGATGAAGGATGCATCCTGCTCTCGGGGCGCGACGTCACCGGCGTGCGGCCTCAGCGGCGCGGCACCGGATTCGTCTTCCAGAACTACTCGGTCTTCCGCCACATGACCGTGGCGCAGAACATCGAATTCGGCCTGCGGGTGCGCGGCGTGCCTCGCGCCGAGCGACAGAAGCGCCGGGAGGCGCTGCTCGATCTGGTCGGGCTGCCGGGCTTCGGCGACCGTGAAGCCATCCAGCTCTCGGGCGGACAGCAGCAGCGCGTGGCGATCGCTCGCGCGCTCGCTTACGAGCCCAAGGTCTTGCTGCTCGACGAGCCCTTCGGCGCGCTCGATGTCAAGATCCGCCACCAGCTGCGCCGCAGCCTGCGCGCCATCCACGACCGCCTGATGATCACGACCGTGCTGGTCACCCACGACCAGGACGAAGCCTTCGAGCTCGCGGACCGCGTGGGCCTCATGGACCGTGGCCGTCTCGTGGAAGTGGGACGCGCCGAGGATCTGTACGCCCGCCCGCGCACGTTGTTCGCCTCCACCTTTCTCGGCAGCGGCACGGTGCTGATGGGGCGGATGCGCGGGGGGCACGTGCACTTCGAAGGCCTCGATATCGGGGTCAGGCCACCGGCGCCGTTCGAAGAAGGATCGCCCGCGTACCTGTTGCTGCGCCCCGAGGACCTGACCGTGTCGTCGGCCCAGCCGCCCGAAGGACAACCGACACTCGGCAGCGGAACGGTCGTCGAGCAGCGCTTCGCCGGCGCCTTGCGGCGTGTGCGAGTCCAGCTCGCGCGTCGCGCCGAGGTGCATCCCGCCTCCTCGCCGGCGCCACGATCCGAGGGCGTCCTGGTCGAGGCGCTGCTGCCTCCGCAGCAGGAGCTTCCGGAAAAGGACGTGTGGGTCACGATGCAGCGCTGGCACTTCCTCGACCCGCCGCCCGCATCGCTCCTGGTCGCCGACGACGGCCGCGGTCCAGCCGGACGGCTCGAGATCGCGCGCTACCTGGCGCGCGCGCTCGAAGCGCGCATCACGCTGCTCGGCGTCGCGGTCGACGCGCGGCACTCCGAGCGGCTCGGCTGGAGCCTGCATCGCCGCCAGCGCGCCGCGGGGCTGGAGGAGGCCGAGCTTCGCGTGCGCTACGGCAATGCCGGCGCGCAAATCCTGCATGAGCAGGACGAGCTGCTGAGCCAGATGATCGTGTTCCCCGCGCGGCCTCGTCCGGCATGGATCGACCGTTTTCTCGGCAACGGCGGCAAGGGCATGAGCCGCACGATGTCGACGGTGCTGGAAGGCGCCCGCGTGCCGGTGCTGATCGCCTCCGGCCGGAGCCGCCCGCTGCGTCGCGCGATGCTGGTCAAGGCCCCGGAGCAGAAGACCGCCGATGCCCAGCGCTTCCTGGCGCGCCTCGCCCGTCCGCTGGCCATGCAGGTGAGCGATCTCGTCGCCGACCTCGACTCGACCGAGCCGCTCGATTCGAGCGGCACGGATCTGATCGTGGTGCCGGTCGTGCGCCGCGGGCCGCTGGGGAGCATTCGCATCCGGCCGCGGATCGCTCGCCTGCTCGCGAGCTGCGATCGTCCCGTGCTGCTCGTCCCGACCACCGAGCCCGAAACCAAGGTCGGCCGGCGGTGA